One Bombus pyrosoma isolate SC7728 linkage group LG9, ASM1482585v1, whole genome shotgun sequence genomic window carries:
- the LOC122571133 gene encoding WD repeat-containing protein 82, with protein MKLVDHVVRSFKVAKVFRENSDRINSIDFSPNGDTLISCSEDDQIVIYDCEKGTQVRTVNSKKYGVDLIHFTHAKNTAIHSSTKIDDTIRYLSLHDNKYIRYFPGHSKKVVSLCISPIEDTFLSGSLDKSLRLWDLRSPNCHGVMNVSGRPVAAYDPEGLIFAAGVNSEFLKLYDLRSFDKGPFVTFKLSQEKECDWTGLKFSRDGKTILISTNGSTIRLIDAFHGTPLQTFAGYLNNKGIAIEASFSPDSQFVFSGSTDGRVHVWNAETGYKVCVLNGDHPAPVQCIQFNPKYMMLASACTNMAFWLPTVDESA; from the coding sequence ATGAAGCTCGTTGACCACGTGGTGAGGAGCTTCAAGGTGGCCAAGGTTTTCCGTGAAAATTCCGATCGCATAAATAGCATCGATTTTTCACCAAACGGGGATACTTTGATCTCTTGCTCGGAAGATGACCAGATCGTGATATATGACTGTGAGAAAGGCACTCAGGTGCGTACAGTCAATTCCAAGAAATATGGTGTAGATTTAATCCATTTCACCCATGCAAAGAATACTGCGATACACAGCAGTACAAAAATTGATGACACCATCCGCTATCTAAGCTTGCATGACAATAAGTATATCAGATATTTCCCAGGTCATAGCAAGAAAgttgtatcgttatgtatcaGCCCTATAGAAGATACATTTCTTTCTGGGTCTTTAGATAAATCATTAAGACTATGGGATTTACGTTCTCCTAATTGTCATGGTGTTATGAATGTTTCGGGACGTCCAGTTGCTGCATATGATCCAGAGGGTTTGATTTTCGCAGCAGGTGTCAATTCAGAGTTCTTGAAGCTATATGATCTACGCAGTTTCGACAAAGGGCcatttgttacatttaaattatctcAAGAGAAGGAATGTGATTGGACAGGATTAAAGTTTAGTAGAGATGGTAAAACCATTTTGATCTCTACAAATGGCAGCACAATCCGTTTGATTGATGCCTTTCATGGTACTCCGCTACAAACATTTGCTGGTTATCTGAACAACAAAGGAATTGCAATTGAAGCCAGCTTTAGTCCTGATTCACAGTTTGTATTTAGTGGATCCACAGATGGGAGAGTGCATGTATGGAATGCTGAAACTGGATACAAAGTTTGTGTGCTTAATGGAGATCACCCTGCACCAGTTCAGTGTATTCAATTTAATCCTAAGTACATGATGTTAGCATCTGCCTGTACCAATATGGCATTTTGGTTGCCTACTGTTGATGAAAGTGCATAA
- the LOC122571054 gene encoding plasmanylethanolamine desaturase yields MDEIKVANLGQAASAACSMATNFLAPVKTERQIYENSMLEDDPNANSVVSTSQEDRTVPRWGPNHKGAQELANLYSTGKRTQECICVGICITLIVVNSIFILVRLRLENLSSIAIAAFCGIVTADFGSGLVHWAADTWGSVELPVLGKNFLRPFREHHIDPTSITRHDFIETNGDNFMVTIPFLYKLTWDFLILPESEIQQKFVWTCYWFLLAIFVAMTNQIHKWSHTYFGLPSWVVWLQEHRIILPRKHHRVHHVAPHETYFCITTGWLNWPLEQLRFWYILETVIEKATGCKPRADDLKWAQKRS; encoded by the exons ATGGATGAGATAAAGGTAGCGAACTTGGGCCAAGCGGCATCAGCCGCGTGCTCGATGGCTACGAATTTCTTGGCGCCAGTGAAAACCGAACGGCAGATCTACGAGAATTCGATGCTCGAGGACGATCCCAATGCCAATTCGGTGGTCTCAACTTCACAAGAGGACAGAACTGTACCAAGATGGGGTCCTAATCACAAGGGTGCTCAAGAATTAGCAAATCTTTATAGTACtg GGAAAAGAACACAAGAGTGCATTTGTGTCGGCATCTGCATTACTCTCATCGTagttaattcgatatttattcttGTCAGATTACGATTAGAAAATTTGAGCTCGATAGCGATAGCAGCATTTTGTGGCATCGTTACGGCAGATTTTGGATCTGGATTAGTACATTGGGCTGCTGACACATGGGGCTCTGTGGAGCTTCCAGTTCTTGGAAAG AATTTTTTAAGACCATTTCGAGAGCATCACATTGATCCAACTAGCATAACAAGGCATGATTTTATAGAAACTAATGGTGACAATTTCATGGTCACAATTCCATTCCTTTACAAATTAACATGGGATTTCTTAATTCTCCCAGAATCAGAGatacaacaaaaatttgtttggaCCTGTTATTGGTTTCTACTTGCAATTTTTGTGGCAATGACTAATCAg ATACATAAATGGTCACATACATATTTTGGATTACCTTCCTGGGTTGTTTGGTTACAAGAACATAGAATTATATTGCCTAGGAAACATCATCGTGTGCATCATGTTGCACCACATGAAACTTATTTCTGTATTACTACTGGATGGTTAAATTGGCCATTAGAACAACTTCGGTTTTGGTATATTCTAGAAACTGTAATCGAAAAAGCTACTGGCTGTAAACCTAGGGCAGATGATTTAAAATGGGCACAAAAACGATCTTGA